A DNA window from Vigna unguiculata cultivar IT97K-499-35 chromosome 10, ASM411807v1, whole genome shotgun sequence contains the following coding sequences:
- the LOC114166881 gene encoding transcription factor bHLH13-like — MKIEVGLGGVWNEEEKAMVVEVLGRGAFDYLVANSVSNENLLMALGSGENLQNKLSDLVERPNASNFSWNYAIFWQISQSKFGDWVLGWGDGCCREPREGEESGEVRGRGVVGDDEKVQRMRKRVLQKLHMTFGGSDEDNYAFGLDRVTDTEMFFLASMYFSFPRGLGGPGKCFASGKHLWLSDVFKSSFDYCVRSFLAKSAGIQTVVLVPTDMGVVEMGSVRMVGESFELLHALKSVFSAQASLVPPRVKPIAPFDLVSEKRDENANALFSGVAIGDKEKNNSSNGSNNRVEGNGVPKIFGQDLNSVTQFREKLAVRKMEERPRAWGGHPNGNSIGFPNGIHGSSWGAGQVMRQLGPPEILAPRLSTSGALSVPELANGTRHDFVHNNYQQQRPAQMQIDFSGATSRASGRSMIAESEISDVEASCKEERASVADDRRPRKRGRKPANGREEPLNHVEAERQRREKLNQRFYALRAVVPNISKMDKASLLGDAIAYINELQAKLKSMESERERFGSTSSMDGSVMEANARSENHSNGVSDVDVEAAQDGVVVKVSCPIDFHPISKVIQTLKEAEIGVVDSKLTAANDTVFHTFVVKSEGPDQLTKEKLIALFSKESNSIQTL, encoded by the coding sequence ATGAAGATTGAGGTGGGGTTGGGAGGGGTGTGGAATGAGGAAGAGAAAGCGATGGTGGTGGAGGTGCTGGGTCGCGGCGCGTTTGATTACTTGGTGGCGAATTCTGTTTCTAACGAGAATCTGTTAATGGCGCTTGGGAGCGGCGAGAATCTGCAGAACAAGCTTTCGGATCTCGTGGAGCGTCCTAACGCGTCGAACTTCAGTTGGAACTATGCGATCTTCTGGCAAATTTCGCAGTCGAAGTTTGGGGATTGGGTCTTGGGGTGGGGAGATGGGTGTTGCAGGGAaccgagggagggagaagagagCGGAGAAGTGAGAGGGAGAGGGGTTGTTGGTGACGACGAGAAGGTGCAGAGGATGAGGAAGAGGGTGTTGCAGAAGCTGCACATGACTTTTGGGGGTTCTGATGAggacaattatgcttttgggtTGGACCGTGTTACTGACACGGAGATGTTCTTTCTTGCTTCCATGTACTTCTCTTTTCCCCGTGGACTGGGGGGTCCAGGTAAGTGTTTTGCTTCCGGGAAGCATTTGTGGCTCTCAGATGTGTTCAAATCTAGTTTTGATTACTGTGTGAGGTCTTTCTTGGCCAAATCTGCTGGAATTCAGACTGTTGTTTTGGTTCCTACTGATATGGGGGTGGTGGAGATGGGGTCTGTGAGGATGGTGGGTGAGAGTTTTGAGCTTTTGCATGCTTTGAAGTCTGTGTTTTCTGCACAGGCATCGTTGGTCCCGCCCAGGGTTAAGCCAATTGCACCATTTGATTTGGTGAGCGAGAAAAGAGATGAGAATGCAAATGCCCTTTTCTCTGGTGTGGCAATTGGGGACAAGGAAAAGAACAACAGCAGTAATGGTAGTAACAATAGAGTAGAAGGAAACGGAGTTCCAAAGATTTTTGGGCAAGATTTGAACAGTGTGACTCAATTCAGGGAGAAACTTGCTGTGAGGAAAATGGAGGAGAGGCCAAGGGCTTGGGGAGGTCACCCCAATGGGAATAGTATTGGTTTTCCAAACGGTATCCATGGTTCTAGTTGGGGGGCAGGTCAAGTCATGAGACAGCTTGGTCCTCCTGAAATTCTTGCTCCTAGGTTGTCCACCTCCGGTGCATTGTCGGTGCCGGAGCTGGCCAATGGCACAAGGCATGATTTTGTGCATAACAATTACCAGCAGCAAAGGCCGGCTCAGATGCAGATTGATTTCTCAGGAGCCACTTCAAGGGCTTCAGGGAGATCAATGATTGCTGAATCTGAGATTTCTGATGTTGAGGCCTCGTGCAAGGAGGAGAGAGCGAGTGTTGCAGATGACCGGAGGCCGAGGAAGCGGGGAAGGAAGCCGGCGAATGGAAGGGAGGAGCCCCTCAACCATGTGGAGGCAGAGAGGCAAAGGAGGGAGAAGCTGAACCAGCGGTTCTATGCCCTGCGTGCTGTTGTTCCAAACATCTCCAAGATGGACAAGGCATCTCTGTTGGGAGATGCTATTGCTTACATCAATGAACTTCAAGCCAAACTCAAGAGCATGGAGTCTGAGAGAGAGAGATTTGGAAGCACCTCCTCTATGGATGGATCAGTAATGGAGGCCAATGCTAGATCAGAAAATCACAGTAATGGAGTTTCTGATGTGGATGTTGAAGCTGCACAAGATGGGGTGGTAGTAAAGGTGAGCTGCCCTATTGATTTTCATCCGATTTCAAAAGTGATTCAAACCCTGAAAGAAGCAGAGATTGGTGTTGTTGATTCAAAACTTACTGCTGCAAATGATACTGTTTTCCATACATTTGTAGTTAAATCTGAGGGACCTGATCAGCTGACTAAGGAAAAGTTGATTGCATTGTTTTCCAAAGAATCCAACTCCATACAGACATTGTGA
- the LOC114167273 gene encoding uncharacterized protein LOC114167273, whose amino-acid sequence MDILKISNPANFSIPYFCHPKTLKPKFPPNYNKPASPFRRTPFSLYLSRSTAVKFQTWAHSGRPTKRRNSLRKKLLRDHKVIPNQIPNDPLSVSGNDVEESGGGVQGDSVVDSVVEAEKSKSKLLGESVLWDKLESWVDQYKRDIEYWGVGSGPVFTVYEDSLGGVKRVFVDEEEILKRSKVRRDVIGDFPEVRSKILNAKNMAREMESGNNVIARNSSVAKFVVHGKEGGGFVKAVQGFVAKPQLLPRLSRVGRFVLYVLVVMWVVKKLFAFGEGDKEVEYTALEKEMMRRKVKARKEKEKLMKGAVEVIVEPSETPVVDIKRPKLDKEQLRNNILKAKGSSDKLVVGDSSDKIKKTISMEMDYKVQEIKEMARQARKIEGRDNVVVNKDLEMDDSVIGKSSDDNEFIKRKSEQDDNLSDNQIEVMRETADSNAILQSTSIDVPENIDNSVLHEVVPADEDSVHASDVIVSGDKETKKQEIEFSENNVHLKDKENDNPLGTRINGSSMTNENSVKKKRRIIRSVKEARDYLSSKHDKQNPSAGAVSKLDSVKETITDLKSSSVIDFKDQKSQNLKMNTTGSRSDTSNGTLNSKPVINDHGTLDSKSSSVIDFTDQKSQNLKMNTTGSRSDTLNGTLDSKPVINDHGRLDSKSSSVNDFTDQKSQNLKRNTTESRCDTLNGRLDSKPVINDHEDSALNDKEIPIKNDYKDSGVEPGAGNHQKSVTTFESGVNGTSTTNGKPENWPEKSLLEVEQIISDGLNGLSDSKPSTKPIEDSNPKNKEFSPMKDDTTLDHKTNSISTETRLPLMPENGTLNGLSDSKPATNPIEVSDQKNKELGTTEDDYLKVSGVEPEIRNHLNSGTTLDDEVNDISTETKVSEKTENWLEKNFHEVEPIVKQIRAGFRNNYMAAKEGVDQPLDIPTEMESLRGVGDGGELDWMQDDHLRDIVFRVRENELSGRDPFYLMSDEDKDTFFRGLEKKVEKENMKLSHVHEWLHSNIENLDYGAGGISIYDPPEKIIPRWKGPAVEKIPEFLNEFLDERKTGSTRNMNSVKKDEGGFAITSSDSSSEDKFDGPAAPTKKLKNPKTIIEGSDGSVKAGKKSGKEYWQHTKKWSQGFIDSYNDETDPDVKSIMKDMGKDLDRWITEKEIKEAAELMDKLPDRNKSFMEKKLNKVKREMELFGPQAVVSKYREYADDDEEDYLWWLDLPHILCIELYTVEEGEQKVGLYSLEMAGDLELEPKPHHVIAFQDPNDCKNLCYIIQAHMEMLGNGHAFVVARPPKDAFREAKANGFGVTVIKKGELQLNIDQPLEEVDELITEIGSKMYHDMMMKERSVDINTLMKGVFGFNDRSIKRLKKKLKKSRKG is encoded by the exons ATGGACATTCTCAAAATTTCAAACCCTGCCAACTTTTCAATCCCTTATTTCTGCCACCCCAAAACCCTAAAGCCCAAATTCCCACCAAACTATAACAAACCCGCATCCCCATTTCGCAGAACCCCATTCTCACTCTACCTGTCACGCTCTACGGCCGTAAAATTTCAAACTTGGGCGCATTCCGGCCGCCCCACCAAGCGCCGCAACTCCCTGAGGAAGAAGCTCCTCCGTGATCACAAGGTAATCCCTAATCAGATTCCCAACGACCCTCTTTCTGTTTCTGGTAATGACGTTGAAGAGAGTGGTGGAGGGGTTCAGGGGGATTCCGTTGTTGACAGTGTGGTTGAAGCTGAAAAATCAAAGTCCAAGCTTTTGGGTGAATCTGTTTTGTGGGATAAGTTGGAGAGTTGGGTTGACCAGTACAAGAGAGATATTGAGTATTGGGGGGTAGGGTCTGGTCCTGTGTTCACTGTTTATGAAGATTCCCTTGGAGGTGTCAAGAGGGTGTTTGTTGATGAAGAAGAGATTTTGAAAAGAAGCAAGGTTAGGAGGGATGTAATTGGGGACTTCCCTGAAGTAAGAAGTAAAATTTTGAATGCTAAGAACATGGCAAGGGAGATGGAGAGTGGGAACAATGTGATTGCAAGGAATAGTTCTGTGGCTAAGTTTGTGGTTCATGGTAAGGAGGGGGGTGGTTTTGTTAAGGCTGTCCAAGGTTTTGTTGCGAAGCCTCAATTGCTTCCTAGGCTTTCCAGGGTTGGGAGGTTTGTGTTATATGTGTTGGTTGTTATGTGGGTGGTGAAGAAGTTATTTGCTTTTGGAGAAGGAGATAAGGAGGTGGAGTATACAGCACTGGAGAAGGAAATGATGAGGAGGAAGGTGAAGgcgagaaaggagaaagaaaagttGATGAAGGGTGCTGTTGAAGTTATTGTTGAACCTTCGGAGACACCGGTGGTGGACATAAAAAGGCCTAAGTTAGATAAGGAACAACTAaggaataatattttgaaagcTAAGGGATCTTCTGATAAACTGGTAGTAGGTGATTCGtctgataaaataaaaaaaactatatccATGGAGATGGATTATAAAGttcaagaaataaaagaaatggcTAGGCAGGCACGGAAAATTGAGGGAAGAGACAATGTTGTAGTTAACAAGGATTTGGAAATGGACGACTCGGTGATTGGGAAATCATCTGATGATAATGAATTCATAAAAAGGAAGAGCGAACAAGATGACAACTTAAGTGATAATCAAATTGAAGTTATGAGGGAAACGGCAGATAGTAATGCCATTCTGCAATCAACTTCTATTGATGTCCCAGAGAACATTGATAATTCAGTCCTGCATGAGGTAGTTCCTGCAGATGAAGATAGTGTACATGCTTCGGATGTCATAGTTTCTGGTGATAAGGAAACCAAGAAACAAGAAATAGAATTTTCTGAAAATAATGTGCACCTGAAGGATAAAGAAAATGACAATCCCTTAGGTACTCGTATTAATGGCTCATCTATGACAAATGAAAATTCTGTGAAGAAGAAACGCAGGATCATACGGTCTGTTAAGGAAGCCAGGGATTATCTTTCGTCAAAACATGACAAACAGAATCCCAGTGCTGGCGCCGTATCTAAACTAGATTCCGTGAAAGAAACTATTACTGATTTGAAGTCTTCAAGTGTTATTGATTTTAAGGACCAGAAAAGccagaacttgaagatgaacacAACTGGATCAAGAAGTGACACATCGAATGGAACATTGAATTCTAAGCCTGTTATAAATGATCATGGAACATTGGATTCTAAGTCTTCAAGTGTCATTGATTTTACGGATCAGAAGAGccagaacttgaagatgaacacAACTGGATCAAGAAGTGACACATTGAATGGAACATTGGATTCTAAGCCTGTAATAAATGATCATGGAAGATTGGATTCTAAGTCTTCAAGCGTTAATGATTTTACGGACCAGAAGAGCCAGAACTTGAAGAGGAACACAACTGAATCAAGATGTGACACATTGAATGGAAGATTGGATTCTAAGCCTGTAATAAATGATCATGAGGATTCTGCTCTGAACGATAAGGAAATCCCCATAAAGAATGACTACAAAGATTCTGGGGTTGAACCTGGCGCAGGAAACCATCAAAAGTCTGTGACCACTTTTGAAAGTGGAGTTAATGGCACTAGTACAACAAATGGGAAACCAGAAAACTGGCCAGAGAAAAGCCTTCTCGAAGTTGAGCAAATCATTAGTGATGGTTTAAATGGATTATCAGATTCTAAGCCTTCCACAAAACCTATTGAAGATTCTAATCCAAAGAATAAGGAATTTAGCCCAATGAAGGATGACACCACTTTAGACCATAAAACCAACAGCATCAGTACAGAGACAAGGCTACCTTTAATGCCAGAGAATGGTACTTTAAATGGATTATCAGATTCTAAGCCTGCCACAAATCCTATTGAAGTTTCTGATCAGAAGAATAAGGAATTAGGCACAACAGAGGATGACTACCTCAAAGTTTCTGGTGTTGAACCTGAAATAAGAAACCATCTTAATTCAGGTACCACTTTAGATGATGAAGTTAATGACATTAGTACAGAGACAAAGGTGTCTGAAAAGACTGAAAACTGGCTTGAGAAAAACTTCCATGAAGTTGAGCCCATAGTGAAGCAAATTAGAGCAGGATTTAGAAATAACTACATGGCTGCAAAAGAGGGAGTCGATCAACCTCTAGATATACCCACTGAGATGGAATCACTTAGAGGTGTTGGAGATGGTGGAGAACTTGACTGGATGCAAGATGATCATCTTAGAGATATAGTCTTTCGAGTCCGCGAGAATGAGCTGTCTGGAAGGGATCCATTTTATTTGATGAgtgatgaagataaggacacaTTTTTCAGAGGTCTTGAAAAAAAAGTggagaaagaaaatatgaaacttTCTCACGTACATGAATGGCTCCATTCAAATATTGAAAATCTTGATTACGGAGCAG GTGGCATTAGCATATATGACCCACCGGAGAAAATCATACCACGCTGGAAAGGGCCTGCTGTAGAGAAAATTCCCGAGTTTCTTAATGAATTCCTTGATGAAAGAAAGACAGGTTCCACCAGAAACATGAATTCAGTGAAGAAGGATGAGGGTGGCTTTGCTATAACATCTTCGGATTCCTCTTCAGAAGACAAGTTTGATGGCCCTGCAGCGCCGACCAAGAAGTTGAAAAATCCAAAGACTATTATTGAGGGAAGTGATGGTTCTGTTAAAGCTGGCAAAAAATCAGGGAAGGAATATTGGCAGCACACGAAGAAATGGTCCCAAGGATTTATAGACTCTTACAATGATGAGACAGATCCAGATGTAAAGTCCATAATGAAGGATATGGGGAAGGATTTGGATCGCTGGATcactgaaaaagaaataaaggaaGCAGCTGAACTAATGGACAAACTCCCCGATAGGAATAAGAGTTTCATGGAAAAGAAACTCAACAAGGTTAAAAGAGAGATGGAGTTGTTTGGCCCGCAAGCAGTGGTTAGCAAATATCGTGAATATGCAGACGATGACGAGGAAGATTACTTATGGTGGTTAGATCTTCCACACATATTG TGTATCGAATTGTACACAGTTGAGGAGGGAGAGCAGAAAGTAGGACTGTATTCGTTGGAGATGGCAGGAGATCTTGAATTAGAACCTAAGCCACATCATGTGATTGCTTTCCAAGATCCTAATGACTGCAAAAACCTTTGTTACATAATTCAGGCTCACATGGAAATGCTGGGAAATGGTCATGCCTTCGTTGTTGCACGACCTCCTAAG GATGCTTTTCGAGAGGCTAAAGCAAATGGGTTTGGTGTTACCGTCATCAAGAAAGGTGAACTTCAGCTCAATATAGACCAACCACTCGAAGAAGTGGATGAACTGATTACAGAGATTGGCAGCAAAATGTATCATGATATGATGATGAAAGAGCGGTCTGTGGACATTAACACATTAATGAAAGGAGTTTTTGGTTTTAATGATCGCTCCATCAAGAG GTTAAAGAAGAAGTTGAAGAAATCCAGAAAGGGGTGA
- the LOC114167200 gene encoding aspartyl protease family protein 2-like has product MEEKVKFQFFSSLLTFFICVYGAYTEPLNSETLILRNHNLPNPPTLSWPESTTSGSDPEPDPSTISVHLHHIDALSLNKTPSQLFHLRLQRDGARVKALFSLASLNQTRTTTSGSGFSSSVISGLAQGSGEYFTRLGVGTPPMYVYMVLDTGSDVVWLQCKPCAKCYSQTDEIFDPSKSSSFAGVPCSSPLCRRLDSPGCSRKSSNCQYQVSYGDGSFTFGDFSIETLTFRRAQVQRVALGCGHDNEGLFVGAAGLLGLGRGGLSFPTQAGARFNNKFSYCLTDRTASSKPSSIVFGDSAVSRTARFTPIINNPKLDTFYYLELLGISVGGAPVRGISASLFRIDSTGNGGVIIDSGTSVTRLTRPAYVALRDAFRVGASHLKRAPEFSLFDTCYDLSGLPEVKVPTVVLHFRGADVSLPAANYLIPVDNSGRFCFAFAGTMSGLSIIGNIQQQGFRVVFDLAGSRVGFAPRGCA; this is encoded by the coding sequence atggaagagaaagtaAAGTTTCAGTTTTTCTCTTCCTTGTTAACCTTCTTCATCTGTGTCTATGGCGCGTACACTGAACCACTTAACTCCGAAACCCTCATTCTCCGTAACCATAACCTCCCCAACCCACCCACACTCTCTTGGCCCGAATCCACCACCTCTGGGTCCGATCCCGAACCCGACCCGTCCACCATCTCCGTTCATCTCCACCACATAGACGCACTCTCTCTCAACAAAACCCCCTCCCAACTCTTCCACCTAAGGCTCCAACGCGACGGCGCAAGAGTCAAAGCTCTCTTCTCCTTGGCCTCATTGAACCAAACCCGGACTACAACTTCTGGGTCGGGTTTCAGCAGCTCCGTGATCTCGGGTCTTGCACAGGGTAGCGGCGAGTACTTCACGCGCCTAGGCGTGGGAACTCCTCCGATGTATGTCTATATGGTGCTTGACACTGGAAGCGACGTCGTTTGGCTCCAATGCAAACCCTGCGCCAAATGCTACTCCCAAACCGACGAAATCTTCGATCCTTCAAAGTCCTCATCTTTCGCCGGAGTACCCTGCTCCTCCCCCCTCTGCCGCCGCCTCGACTCGCCGGGATGCAGCCGGAAAAGCAGCAATTGCCAGTATCAGGTTTCCTACGGCGACGGCTCGTTCACGTTCGGCGATTTCTCCATAGAAACTCTCACGTTCCGACGAGCGCAAGTCCAGCGTGTGGCTCTCGGCTGCGGCCACGACAACGAGGGCCTCTTTGTGGGCGCCGCAGGTTTGTTGGGCCTAGGTCGCGGCGGCTTGTCGTTTCCAACCCAAGCCGGAGCCCGGTTCAACAACAAATTTTCATACTGTTTAACTGATCGAACCGCTTCCTCCAAACCGTCTTCGATTGTGTTTGGCGACTCGGCCGTTTCGCGAACCGCGCGGTTCACTCCTATTATTAATAACCCTAAACTCGACACCTTTTATTATCTCGAGTTACTTGGAATCAGCGTTGGCGGCGCGCCGGTTCGAGGCATTTCGGCTTCGCTCTTTCGTATCGACTCGACCGGGAATGGTGGAGTGATTATTGACTCGGGGACTTCCGTGACGCGCCTCACGCGACCTGCTTACGTGGCTCTCAGAGACGCGTTTCGGGTCGGAGCTTCGCATTTGAAACGCGCGCCCGAGTTCTCGCTTTTCGACACATGTTATGATCTTTCGGGGTTGCCGGAGGTTAAGGTTCCGACCGTGGTGTTGCATTTTCGCGGTGCTGATGTGTCGTTACCGGCGGCGAATTATCTCATTCCGGTGGATAACAGCGGCAGATTCTGCTTTGCGTTCGCCGGAACAATGAGTGGGCTTTCTATCATTGGAAACATTCAACAGCAAGGATTTCGGGTTGTGTTTGATTTGGCGGGTTCTCGGGTCGGATTTGCCCCAAGAGGGTGCGCGTGA